From the genome of Papaver somniferum cultivar HN1 chromosome 2, ASM357369v1, whole genome shotgun sequence, one region includes:
- the LOC113351815 gene encoding uncharacterized protein LOC113351815, translated as MEVPQVDLVTQIEECPSIDLINNNSEDRYDVRKFSLIGRLDFLRIKFEDVVMSLKNQWKLTGQYKMIPLGNGFFTIKLENMADRNTIKAGKWEVRDQVLRVRNSMPNFRPENQITSLAMVWVHYPGLRLEYWDEKTLFTIRSAIGTPFKIDEVTLNYEIGLYARVLVEIDLAKKVPHNFGLRTNMQPDCRVKNNSNHEEGEKQKEGSVPTMNVTPTKIMKKFDICETPVTQINITEKPVHSTTGSIPSGSGKFGSLQDITEEEHNIVMDMISPAKVLQIVEDNSLDTSVVKYVNGKNGSVSEERIPTTSWSKVIQKPSTPAQNGAQMKNAWPKFCNKLNLPGMQSILIHNSVTNKKGNIWLFWNKTLPTPKVVSMSSQMITVGIGDSLISGVHVHVGAVQRRFLWSEMEMISELKNPWLILGDFNAITCAEEKIGGKTPNKRSMLDFNNCIDDCGLLQAPSSRIQHSCSNGQHGIKRILCILDRAMFNQLWFKDWGFKIGLRIASDHAPILGGCANIPKPRNFTYKFQKMWISHPNFMEIVQKSWSEPIIGDPAFVFQTKLKRLKNILKKWNWEVFGNVSVQIKEVEVKVQEAMEKSDTHPFQEELLNELVMAQNEFNSKEVQLNAMMKQKSREKCIKEGASNTNFFHTSIKIRQAQN; from the exons ATGGAAGTCCCACAAGTAGATCTAGTTACTCAGATTGAAGAATGTCCATCGATTGATCTTATCAATAATAACTCAGAAGATAGATATGATGTACGGAAATTTTCGTTAATTGGTAGATTGGATTTTTTGAGAATTAAATTTGAAGATGTTGTTATGAGTTTGAAGAATCAATGGAAACTAACTGGTCAATATAAAATGATTCCTCTTGGAAATGGGTTTTTCACAATCAAATTGGAGAATATGGCAGATAGAAATACAATCAAAGCAGGTAAATGGGAAGTACGGGATCAAGTTTTAAGAGTCAGGAATTCGATGCCTAATTTTAGACCAGAGAATCAGATAACATCCTTAGCTATGGTATGGGTTCATTATCCTGGTCTCAGATTGGAATATTGGGATGAAAAAACCCTTTTCACCATTAGAAGTGCAATTGGAACTCCATTTAAAATTGATGAGGTGACTCTGAATTATGAAATTGGTCTTTATGCAAGAGTACTGGTGGAAATTGATTTAGCAAAAAAGGTCCCTCATAACTTTGGATTAAGAACAAATATGCAG CCAGATTGCAGAGTAAAGAATAATTCAAAtcatgaagaaggagaaaagCAGAAAGAAGGTAGTGTGCCAACAATGAATGTGACACCCACCAAAATTATGAAGAaatttgatatttgtgaaaccccaGTGACTCAAATAAACATTACTGAAAAACCAGTTCATAGCACAACAGGTAGCATTCCAAGTGGCTCAGGAAAATTTGGATCTCTACAGGATATAACTGAAGAAGAGCACAATATTGTCATGGACATGATAAGTCCAGCTAAAGTTTTACAAATAGTGGAAGACAATTCTCTTGATACAAGTGTAGTCAAGTATGTCAATGGAAAGAATGGGTCAGTATCTGAAGAAAGAATCCCTACCACCTCTTGGTCCAAAGTAATTCAAAAACCAAGTACACCTGCACAAAATGGAGCTCAAATGAAGAATGCATGGCCTAAG TTCTGCAATAAGTTGAATCTACCTGGTATGCAAAGTATCTTGATTCATAATTCAGTCACAAATAAAAAAGGGAACATTTGGTTATTTTGGAATAAGACATTACCAACACCAAAAGTTGTGTCTATGTCAAGTCAAATGATAACTGTGGGTATTGGAGATTCCTTAATATCAGGAGTTCATGTTCATGTGGGGGCGGTTCAGAGAAGATTCTTATGGTCTGAGATGGAAATGATTAGTGAGTTGAAGAACCCATGGTTAATTCTTGGAGATTTTAATGCTATTACTTGTGCAGAAGAGAAAATTGGTGGAAAAACTCCTAATAAAAGGTCTatgttagatttcaacaactgcATTGATGATTGTGGATTACTTCAAGCTCCAAGCTCAAGAATACAACATTCATGCTCAAATGGTCAGCATGGCATTAAAAGAATACTTTGCATCTTGGACAGAGCAATGTTCAACCAATTATGGTTTAAAGATTGGGGTTTCAAGATTGGTTTAAGAATTGCTTCAGATCATGCTCCTATACTTGGAGGTTGTGCAAATATTCCAAAACCAAGAAACTTTACCTACAAATTTCAGAAAATGTGGATATCTCACCCTAATTTCATGGAGATAGTTCAAAAAAGTTGGTCAGAGCCCATTATTGGAGATCCTGCCTTTGTGTTTCAAACAAAATTGAAGAGGTTGAAGAATATTCTTAAAAAATGGAATTGGGAGGTTTTTGGGAATGTAAGTGTTCAAATTAAAGAAGTCGAGGTAAAAGTTCAAGAAGCAATGGAAAAATCTGATACCCATCCTTTCCAAGAAGAGCTTTTGAATGAGTTGGTGATGGCACAAAATGAGTTTAACTCTAAGGAAGTCCAACTTAATGCAATGatgaaacaaaaatcaagagAGAAGTGTATAAAAGAAGGAGCTTCCAATACAAATTTTTTTCACACCTCTATCAAGATAAGGCAAGCACAGAATTAG